A single Oryza brachyantha chromosome 8, ObraRS2, whole genome shotgun sequence DNA region contains:
- the LOC102701652 gene encoding uncharacterized protein At1g66480-like: MGNAIAGRKRTARVMTVDGATYKYRPPAVAGAALRDHPGYQLLESEEVRRLGMRARPLDADAPLKPGKLYFLVELPRLAARAPRRTWSGALVHVGGGGGAGERLESMMLSRRSASDVAASLLASPLSSSSVEAGEGGAVRLRMRLPKAEVARLVKESRDAAEAAEKIMQLCVARDHSSAPATPVLRPRPMPMPMPLPALVSSDKKKLAEKKQKKARFVTDVPDEIIGF, encoded by the exons ATGGGCAACGCGATCGccgggaggaagaggacggCGAGGGTGATGACGGTGGACGGGGCGACGTACAAGTAcaggccgccggcggtggccggggcgGCGCTGCGCGACCACCCGGGGTACCAGCTGCTGGAGTCGGAGGAGGTCAGGCGCCTCGGGATGCGGGCGCGGccgctcgacgccgacgcgccgctCAAGCCCGGGAAGCTCTACTTCCTCGTCGAGCTGCCCCGGCTCGCCGcgcgggcgccgcggcggacgtGGTCGGGCGCGCTCgtccacgtcggcggcggcgggggcgccggGGAGAGGCTGGAGAGCATGATGCTGTCGCGGCGGTCGGCGTCCGACGTGGCCGCGTCGCTCCTGGCGtcgccgctgtcgtcgtcgtcggtggaggccggcgagggcggcgccgtGCGGCTGAGGATGCGGCTGCCCAAGGCCGAGGTGGCGCGCCTCGTCAAGGAGagccgcgacgccgccgaggccgccgagAAGATCATGCAGCTCTGCGTCGCCAGGGACCACAgctccgcgccggcgacgcccgTCCTGCGGCCGCGGCCGATGCCAATGCCGatgccgctgccggcgctcgtctCGTCGGACAAGAAGAAGCTCGCCGAGAAGAAGCAG AAGAAGGCGAGGTTTGTGACGGACGTGCCTGACGAGATCATCGGGTTCTGA